The DNA region tccaaaatgcaaaatttaatgtcgtgtattttaaaaaaatataaaaaaaatgttcctCTACAAATAGTTAACACAAATGGACCCAAGGAATAGAGATGATTTGATACAACCTTTTACtatcacaaaattaaaatttacttctatattttatagtttatactcGGTTATTACGGTTATTCTtttcactcatttttttttagtgaaaagttgaaaattattttaatcagGATAGATTTTCAATTACAGTGATcgaatcaaattttttttatttttttacaagcAATGCATCTATACATTCCAAGACCTCCCTttattacttcaaaaaaaataaaaatggccTTAATCAAAGGGTGGTCTCATAAGATATCCCCCCCTACATTATGGGTGTGCATTAATCATATGGGGGATTGGGTTTAAGGTACTTTTCAACCTAATCTGAACTCTTTGAGTTTGTAAATCGCCAACCTTACATAATATGTAGGGGGCGTTTGGTTCACCGTATATTACATTATGCCGTAATATTACGTTATTGTAATTttacattaatgtaatctcAATATAAGAATGCAATATTACATTGTTTAGGAATGTGATAAGATTAAAATGgtgtgatatattttgtaattttaaattatggtaatgttagaaaaaataaaataaacaaaattttttaatgtcatATTATCATAATGTACGTCACATTAAAGGCACATTACAACAAATCAAATGCCCTCGTAGTGATTGTGTTAAGTTGTGTCATTTTTAGTTGTGACAATTTTCATATGCATAATAAAATAGAAGCGAATAAATTTAATGAACATGTTTAAAAagcatataatttttaaaatattaatagaatGGATTGGGTCCATTACTTGTGTTATAAATCTCGCCAACCTAAACTTGAGCTTTAAATGATTTAGGCTAAAATGTAAATCCGACCctctaaattttaccaaaattcatttaattcctTTAATTTTACATTCGGTCAATTCAGTCCTATAAGTTTCAAATATGTTCAATTAAGTCATTCTGTTTGATTTCGTCAACTGCATTGttagtttcattaaaaaaaaaatggttaatttctcaatttaaaaaatccataaaaattatattttgaagaaacaaaagttttaaaaatagaacttcaatctctctctctctctctctcggttttctttctcctctctcttctctttctataatttgaatctctcacactctctctctaggCTGGACCCAAGGAGCTCATTTCCAAGCTTTGTTCATGACTGACCACCAAGCTCAGTCGCTTGCCGCTTCTCACCGGTCACTGTTTGACAATCATTGCTTGGTGGTAGTCATCTTTCTTTTAGCTCAGTTCGGCTAGGCCAATCTCCTTCTTTCCTTGTTTTCTCATCAAATCCTCATCGGAGTTTCAACCCACCGCTGGGCTATTGTGTTTGGTTGGTTTTAGAGTCTTTTGGATTTGGTGATCAACTCGGTGAGCTCTCTCTTTGATCTGATCTAGGTCTCTAgattttttctctccaatctAATCTGGGTCTCCTTggattctctctctctgatttgATTTGAGTTTCCAAGTCCAGTTTTTAGTgaaatctgtttttattttttattttgtttgtaaaaACCATATGAACTCGGAAATtgaaaaacccagaaaaattgATTCTTTGAATAAATAGCGAATTTGTAAATTGTATGTGATATTGATAATTGACGTTGGATCCTTTTGTTCGAGTTTGTTGTGCTTTGTTCTGAATTTGTGTattgaaattttgtattttgatgCCATTTTTGGTTGTAAACaatgtaaagaatttttttgttattcgtgtGCTGGATTTGTTGTGTTTCTAggatttctttattttgttttataattaaattagttttttgcttttttttaataattaaaaaattaaaagaaaaaatgcacTTAACGGTAGGGCATTAACGGAAGTTAGTGAAAAACTTAAATTcacaaatgataaaattaaaagactaaaatgaattttgataaaactTAGAAAgtcaattttacattttaaccaAACATTTACTAACAATTCAACTCGACCCTTGAAAAAATAACCCGAGCCTCGGTTGGATTTGATTAGATCGAACTTCATGGAATCGGTgggttaaaagttaaaacttgaAAGCAGGCCCCTTTAAGTctgattcagatcctctagagttcctagggtactctaccaaatagagttcattaaatcctaaccactctttaatgatttaatggtctagattttgccatgtcagcatttcattaacaatcatcttaattgttttgtttacaacattattttattatttcaagaatattattaatgaaatactgacatggcagaatctagaccattaaatcattaaagagtggttaggatttaatgaactctactggtagagaaccctaagaactctagaggatctgaatccaagCCTTTAAGTCTGCTTCATAATAATACGAATAATAGCAACCCCACCTGTCATTTCTTTATCCATTAGTCATACCCACTAGTGTCCGAATTGGCTCCATTATTATTTTGTCTCTTCTGAGGGACCGTATGAGCTATAAGCAAATGGTTTTGTAGGCCAAATACCAGTGTATTCTCCCAATCTGCTGGCAAAACTGCCTATAGTTTTGCATCCAATATCTTCTCACCTGCCACTATCTTCACACGTTATATAAGATCCCTTTCCTTACATTGAGCaccatcaaaattcaaaacccaaaatccattTTTCATCTTCCGAACTTCCAAATTTCCATTTGTTTCAGTTCCAATTTAGAGCAAGAAAAAAGTATGGGTGCAACAAGTAAAGCTTCTTGGATGGTGGCAGCAAGTATTGGTGCAGTTGAGGCCTTGAAAGACCAAGGTGTTTGCAGATGGAACTATCCTCTAAGGTCACTTCACCAGCATGCGAAGAACAATATCAGATCATACTATCAAGCCAAGAAACTCTCAGCTCAGTCTTCCTCGGCTATATCTAGTAAAGTGAACAACGAGAAGCTAAAGCAGAGTGAGGAGTCTTTGAGAAAAGTCATGTATTTGAGTTGTTGGGGTCCTAACTGATCCCCCTACACTTCTTGTAAATATATGGCCAAGTTTTGAATGAATATAAATTGCTTCATCCCAAATTTTTGTCTGTTATCCTTATCCCTActaatttcattttactaatGGTCAATTTTGTACACCAGTCGGAGCTTTTGTAGTATTCAGCTTTTATAGTCATTTTTGCCGAGAATTGCtaatatttgtatatttttgaCATGTTCCTCCTTGTATTTTATCTTCGTTTTTATAGGTATGTTCGGGTTATAGAATGAATTGAATTTGGTCGAATTTGAACAGGATAAAGCAGAACTGAGATATAttcaaatgatttttatttaccCATTTTATAGTATCTGTAACGTGATTAAAATCTTTCTTTGAGGTGCAATTTCCCTTTCTACCGGAGAAAATAATTTGCAATCA from Castanea sativa cultivar Marrone di Chiusa Pesio chromosome 6, ASM4071231v1 includes:
- the LOC142638214 gene encoding uncharacterized protein LOC142638214, translating into MGATSKASWMVAASIGAVEALKDQGVCRWNYPLRSLHQHAKNNIRSYYQAKKLSAQSSSAISSKVNNEKLKQSEESLRKVMYLSCWGPN